The Camelus bactrianus isolate YW-2024 breed Bactrian camel chromosome 13, ASM4877302v1, whole genome shotgun sequence nucleotide sequence TAGTATCGTGGTCCCTTCAGTTGTTTCTCAGCCTAGGATGGGACAGGATACGGGCATCATCCACCCAAGGCGGCAAGTGGGTGCCAGACCGTGTGTCCATCCACACCCCCGCATTCCCATAACCTCAGCTACTTCATTATTAAATTCCTGACCCCCAGGGACCCAGCCCAGCACATACCCCACGGCCAGCCCCAGCCAGAAGAGATTTGTAGCCTAAGAAAAGCCTCTTTATCTCTCTATGTGTTCATGAttctaaaagaaatctgagaaaatcatCTTTATTATTCGTGCAGAGGGCAAGGGAGGCCGGTAAAGGGGAAAACTTCTGAGGATACAGTTTTCTTCTGTCCCCCAAGTCCTCTGGGAAGGCAGGCCTGCTGTATCCATTGCCTGCCCTGAGAAAAAGAGAGTTAACCCAGTGGCCTTCAGGTGCCCCCACCCTCTGAGGGTCCCAGCCCCACATCCTCCCCTCCTGGGGGCCCCCAGTGCTCCAGGTGGGGGCCAGCCCTGCCATTCTGCCTGCAGGCAGCATCCTGGGGTCAAGGTCTCCAGGTCCTTAGGCCTGAGAAATTCCAAGTCTTTGCTGAGGCCAGTCAGGAGGGGGTCAtccctgggggctgggcaggtgcAGAGGGCCAGGGTGGGCTTGGAGCTGAAACCAAAGGCCTCTGGGGTGGAAAATCCTGAAAGAAGGCAgggagaaaaggatggaggacTCAATTCCCCACCCGTAGGGAGGGTCTCAGGCCTCAAATTAGCTAGGACCTTTCTCCCCTTTGGGGCCTCTGGGGCACAGGATAGAGTGGGAtatggatggggtgggggtgtcccTCAGTTGCCCCATTCCTAGTGATCCTGGTTACCAAGGGGTCAAAACTTAACACCAAGTGGGAGAGGGGATAccagctccctccaccccccaactCCAAGAGAGGTCACCCCAGCTCTTCTTAAACTTGTTGAGGCTCCCAGGGCTGTCTGGAGCAGGGCTTTTGTGTCTGGGGGCTGCACCGGGTGGGGGTGCCCACCTGCATCTGGCAGAGATCTAACAGGGTGCGGATGCCCACCAGGCACCAGAGCTCGCCCAGCAGGGAGACAAGGATGCCCAGGAGGTCCAGCCAGCGGCCCACCGTCAGCAGCAGCACGAAGAGGCCGCCCATGCGCACCAGCACCGTGTGGACCTGGCTCTGCAGGCCGGGGTGCTGCCGCTGCTCCTCTGGGGAGACAGGTGCCCGTCACCGTCTGCCTGCCCGGGACCTGGGGCCCCACCCTGAGGTCCAACTGTGTCGGGGCCTGGACCTCCCAGCTCCCTGACCCACTTTCCTCAGTGGGAAccttcccctccccaggcagTGCCCCCTCTTCCTTCTAGCTCTACTCCAGCTCTAAGCAACCCCAGGGCACCAGGCATTTCCTCTTCCCAGGCCTCACTGCCCACCCGCCTCCTCCTGCCGTCAGAACAGAGCAGCCAGCCTCCCGTTGCAGGAGTCACCCTGACGCCTCTCTTCCCTGCACCCCTAGGTCTGATCCAACAGTAAGCCCTGCGGCCTCTTTCTGCCAACAGATGTGGGTCCAGCCACTTGCTTCTCTTGCAGCAGCCTCCTCGCTGGGCTCCCGGCTCCTGGTCCTGACTCTACAACTCAGTGTGTACTCAGCAGCTGTGGCCTTCTAAACACACTAATGAGATGAAATCATTCCTCTGCTTATAATCCTCCCAGGACTTCCCACTGCATTTAGAGTGGGACTTGACTCCAAACTCCTTACCTTTGGAGGTCCTGCTCCATCTGACTTCAGCCTCATCTCATCTTGAACTTGGTCCCCCTTGCTCATTACCCTCAGCCATCCTGGTTTTCTTGTTGTTCATCAAGCATGCTAGGCTTATTcccgcctcagggcctttgtacctgCTGCTCTCGCTCTCAGCCTGATTGCCCTTCCTTGTCCTGACTCTTCCATCCCATCCTTACCCTGCAGCCAGGTGGCTCCTCCTACAGCTCAGATCTGCCCAGGTCACTcttccctgcttaaaaccctgCAACGCTTTCTCATCAGACTGCCTCACTTGGCTGATGACAGCTCTCCATCAGGCCCCTGTGAGCCCTGCCAGCCTCATCTCCTCCCGGGGCCTCGGGTGACAACGACACTCCCACTGTTTCAGCTGTTTGATGCTGCCCTGACTTGTCTTACCTCTGGGATTTGGCATAAACGGTTCCCTCTGCCAGGAtctcctttcccttctcaccTCTCTCAGGGGCTCCTGTTTATCCTTCAAGGCCCAATTCAAGCACTGTCCTCCAGGGCGCCCCTTTGCACTGTACTCTTCTCTGAGCAGCCCCACCGCATGGGCCCTGCCACTGGGCTGGGTGCTCTAGGATGGCAGGGGCGGGATTTGACTGTCATCGGCCTCCCCACGGCCTGACACAGCTCTGGGCCCGGGTCAGGCAGTGGGACGTGAGTGCCGGGTGGATGAACCCCTGGCCGCGGCCCTTACCCTGCATGTAGATGACCAGCAGTGTGTAGCAGATGGTGAGCGGCATCCAGAAGCGCACGGCCTCTGAGGTGGTCAGGAAGTCCCGGTTGATGAGGGCCACAGCCGCCAGATTGCCCACGGCAAAGGTCATGGCCAGGGCGCGGCCCAGCAGCCGGGGGAGGCTGTGAGCGCCGGCCAGCAGGCCCAGGCAGACCCCGCAGTACCGCTGGCCGCTGTGCAGCTCGTAGAGCTGGCAGACGTGCTGGCGGAGGCGCCGGGCGCCAGTGCTGAGCAGCGCGGCCAGCCCGACGCCCAGCAGCAGGTTCAGCGTGCGGTGAGGGGCACCCTCCTGCAGGAAGCTCAGGCCACAGGTCAGCCCACAGCCCAGTGAGTACTGGCACACGAGGTACAGCTGCAGCTTCTCGGAGCCCCGGGAGCCCTGGGGGAGGTGGCAGAAGAAGGGCCACGATGGCGGGGGCTCAGGCCACTCCTCGCCGTGGGAGGACCAAGAGGGTGTCAAGGTACAGATGCTCCACTCAGCACTCCACGCTCCACTTCAGGCTCCATTCGGCTGGAGCCTGAAGGGACCTCAGGGATCATTTCCAAAGAGGAAACGCTGACTTCAGGTCAGGCCCTAATGGGAACGTTTCTTTCAGCTTAATTTCAATCATGATTATGACTTGAGGCCTATGTGCTTGCTTGCTGAAGGGTAGTGGCTCAGAGCCATGATGACCTGGGTTCAAAGCCCGGCTCTACTGCTTGCTGGTTGTTGACCACAGACAAgccacttaccctctctgagcctcagtttcctatctgtgaaatgggcatcaCAGCAAACCTTCACGCCTGCGGTTGTGAGGACGAGATGATGCACTCAGAGCACCTAGCGCAGTGCCTGGCTCGTGGGAAGCTCTGGACACCCAGGAGCTGCTGCTATTACCTTTGTGGACTAGGGATGTGTCCACTCTGAGTGGAGACTTGGCTTCGGCCATCACAATTGGGCCCAGTTTCCCATGTTCTGGGGTGAAAACTAGGCCCTAGGGCCAGGCAGTCCTCAGCCACCACTGCCCCATGGTCTCACCTTGTCCAGGGAAAGCAGTGTGGAGACAGACCGGAGGGAGAACTCGAGCACCACAAAAGCAGCCACCCGGACCCCCACGACGGTCAGGATCAGAGCCAGCCCTGCCAGGTGCACGGTCTCCAGCGAGGCCCACCTGGCCCGCAGTCGCTCCTTTTCGAGCTGCCGCTCCGGGTTgctgtgggggcagagggggagcGGGCAGAGGGGCAGAACCACTAGCCTCAGCCATGGTAGGGGGTCCTGGTGCCCCCAGCCACACCctggcagagagggaaggggtgGTCTCTTCCCCCCAGTCTCCCCTTGGAGGCTAGAGTTGCAATGTGGGCTGGTGGGAGGGCGGACTGGGGGTCTGGGAGTGGGCCG carries:
- the TMEM82 gene encoding transmembrane protein 82 isoform X1, with the translated sequence MFSLLSLPSWLPSLPSLEWVSGLPDVLLQGLVGACGVSVLNNLLKVYFFVVCANNPERQLEKERLRARWASLETVHLAGLALILTVVGVRVAAFVVLEFSLRSVSTLLSLDKGSRGSEKLQLYLVCQYSLGCGLTCGLSFLQEGAPHRTLNLLLGVGLAALLSTGARRLRQHVCQLYELHSGQRYCGVCLGLLAGAHSLPRLLGRALAMTFAVGNLAAVALINRDFLTTSEAVRFWMPLTICYTLLVIYMQEEQRQHPGLQSQVHTVLVRMGGLFVLLLTVGRWLDLLGILVSLLGELWCLVGIRTLLDLCQMQDFPPQRPLVSAPSPPWPSAPAQPPGMTPS
- the TMEM82 gene encoding transmembrane protein 82 isoform X2; amino-acid sequence: MFSLLSLPSWLPSLPSLEWVSGLPDVLLQGLVGACGVSVLNNLLKVYFFVVCANNPERQLEKERLRARWASLETVHLAGLALILTVVGVRVAAFVVLEFSLRSVSTLLSLDKGSRGSEKLQLYLVCQYSLGCGLTCGLSFLQEGAPHRTLNLLLGVGLAALLSTGARRLRQHVCQLYELHSGQRYCGVCLGLLAGAHSLPRLLGRALAMTFAVGNLAAVALINRDFLTTSEAVRFWMPLTICYTLLVIYMQEHPAQWQGPCGGAAQRRVQCKGAPWRTVLELGLEG